The segment GGCATCTTGGCTGAAGATTTCATCGACCTGCGCAAGGAAAAGACCTCTGATCTCGAAGCGATCGCCCTGACCCCTGCTTCTGCATTAGGTTCCGCCCGCAAAAAACCCACCCCTGATGAATGCACCAAAGTTTTTGAAATCCTGCGCAAACACGACATCCGTTACTTTTTCTACATCGGTGGAAATGACTCTGCTGAATCGGCTAATATCATTAATGAAACAGCTAAAAAAGTCGGTTACGAGCTGCATTGTTTCCATATCCCGAAAACGATCGATAACGACCTGCGTGAAAACGATCATACTCCCGGGTTTGCTTCCGCTGCCAAATTCGTCGCCTGCGCCAGTATGGGGGATAATCTCGACAGCCGCGCACTGCCGGGTGTGAAGGTTAATGTCATCATGGGCCGCCATGCAGGATTCCTGACGGCTGCTTCAGCCCTCGCCCGCGTCTATCCTGATGACGGTCCCCACCTCATTTACCTGCCTGAACGCGCTTTCTCCATGGATAAATTCGTCGCCGATGTCGAGCGTATCTATAAAAAGCTCGGCCGTTGTATCATCGCCGTATCTGAAGGGATCGCCGATGAATCCGGCGTGGCTATCGCGACGAAATTCTCGAAGGAAGTCGATTCCCACGGTAATGTCCAGCTCAGCGGCACCGGTGCCTTAGGTGACTCCCTCGCCCAAGAGATCAAAGCCCGGACAAAAATCACCCGTGTGCGTGCAGACACATTCGGTTACCTCCAGCGATCCTTCCCCGGGGTGTATTCCGAAAATGATATGAAAGAGGCCCGCACCGTCGGCAAACTCGCCGTGCAATTTGCGGTAAAAAAATATAATGACGGCTCCGTGGCGATCCGCCGCAAGGTCGGGAAGAAATATGATGTCTTTTTCGAACGCATCGAGCTCAAGCTCGTCGCCAAGGAAACCCGCCACGTACCGGATAACTTCATCAATAAAGAAGGCAACGATGTCACCAAAGCCTTTATCGAATACGCCAAACCCATCGTCGGCCCCCTCCCCGTCATCGGACGATTCAAAGGAGTAAAGGTCAAAGCCAAAAAGAAATAGCGTATCACCACGAAGAACACGAAAGACACGAAGTAATATTAAAGGATGAATCCCCCTATCCCGTTTGATCCCTTGTCTCGGACTGTTATCGGGTGTGCCTTGGATGTTCACCGTTGCCGAGGGCCAGGTTTATTAGAATCGGCATACCAACATTGTTTAGCTCATGAGCTGAGCACTGTTGGTATTCGCTTTGAAATGGAAAAAAGTATTCCTATTCGTTATAAGAATGTATCCTTGGATTGCGGATACCGAATAGACATCTTGGTTGAAGACAAAATTATTCTAGAAATTAAAAGTGTGGAATCTTTGCTCCCCATCCATGATACCCAGTTGATTACCTATATGAGACTCTCTAATATAAAAATAGGACTACTCATGGATTTTAATGTTAGAATACTCAAAACCGGTTTAAAAAGAGTGGTTTTATAATCCCACTTCGTGACTTTCGTGTTCTTCGTGGTTAACTACACCCTTAGCGAGAAATGATTTTTATGATAAAACCCCTTTCAGAAGCCAGGCTCTACACGATTATCGATACAGGTTACCTCGCCGGGCGGGATGTCACGCAAATTGCCCGTGAGATGGTGGCAGGCGGGGCGGACCTCATCCAGTTACGGGCAAAAGGGCATACCCCCGCGCAAATTGCACAAATGGGCCGGGCGATTCTTGCCATCACCCGGGATGCCGGGGTGCCCCTGATCATTAATGACCATCCTGGGGTGGCCCTCGAGATCGGGGCCGATGGGGTTCATGTCGGCCAAGATGACCAGCCTGTGAGTGAAGTGCGTAGATTATTTCCCGGTAAGAT is part of the Verrucomicrobiota bacterium genome and harbors:
- a CDS encoding 6-phosphofructokinase, with product MALKGNMLIGQSGGPTVVINQSLVGAILEAKKHKQIKNIYGALHGMSGILAEDFIDLRKEKTSDLEAIALTPASALGSARKKPTPDECTKVFEILRKHDIRYFFYIGGNDSAESANIINETAKKVGYELHCFHIPKTIDNDLRENDHTPGFASAAKFVACASMGDNLDSRALPGVKVNVIMGRHAGFLTAASALARVYPDDGPHLIYLPERAFSMDKFVADVERIYKKLGRCIIAVSEGIADESGVAIATKFSKEVDSHGNVQLSGTGALGDSLAQEIKARTKITRVRADTFGYLQRSFPGVYSENDMKEARTVGKLAVQFAVKKYNDGSVAIRRKVGKKYDVFFERIELKLVAKETRHVPDNFINKEGNDVTKAFIEYAKPIVGPLPVIGRFKGVKVKAKKK
- a CDS encoding GxxExxY protein, which translates into the protein MPFDPLSRTVIGCALDVHRCRGPGLLESAYQHCLAHELSTVGIRFEMEKSIPIRYKNVSLDCGYRIDILVEDKIILEIKSVESLLPIHDTQLITYMRLSNIKIGLLMDFNVRILKTGLKRVVL